From a single Rodentibacter sp. JRC1 genomic region:
- the murD gene encoding UDP-N-acetylmuramoyl-L-alanine--D-glutamate ligase — MKTLYQNKSITIIGLGKTGLSCIDYLQSQGAVLRVIDTRKNPSGADKLPKNIPLHTGNLNQQWLLESDIIVISPGLAVKTPEIQTALSAGVEVIGDIELFCRAATKPIVAITGSNGKSTVTTLVYEMAKAAGINVGIGGNIGIPALSLLNEDCDLYVLELSSFQLETTYSLKAAAATVLNVTEDHMDRYADLEAYRQAKLRVYHNAEIAVVNNEDKFTFGEGENQAEQSLSFAEHNTDYWLKTENNKQYLMAKDELILPCDEAALVGCHNYMNILAATALAQAVGVNLEAIRQVLRQFKGLDHRFQLAHQANGVRWINDSKATNVGSTVAALAGLLYVEGKLHLLLGGDGKGADFSELAKLINHSHIICYCFGRDGVQLAELSTQSHLFETMEQAVEFLRPTLKSGDMVLLSPACASLDQFTSFEKRGEEFTRLAKLS, encoded by the coding sequence ATGAAAACCTTATATCAAAATAAATCTATCACCATTATCGGACTGGGTAAAACAGGGTTATCTTGTATTGATTATCTTCAATCCCAAGGTGCAGTGCTTCGTGTTATTGATACCCGTAAAAATCCTAGTGGAGCAGATAAACTTCCTAAAAACATTCCACTTCACACCGGCAACCTCAATCAGCAATGGTTACTTGAAAGCGACATTATCGTGATTAGTCCGGGGCTTGCCGTCAAAACACCCGAAATTCAGACCGCACTTTCAGCCGGTGTCGAGGTGATCGGCGATATTGAATTATTTTGTCGGGCGGCAACGAAACCTATCGTGGCAATTACCGGTTCTAATGGTAAAAGTACGGTGACAACACTTGTGTATGAAATGGCAAAAGCGGCAGGAATTAACGTGGGGATCGGCGGAAACATCGGTATTCCGGCATTATCTTTGCTGAATGAGGATTGTGATCTCTATGTATTAGAGCTTTCCAGCTTTCAACTTGAAACCACCTACAGTTTAAAAGCGGCTGCCGCAACCGTGTTAAATGTGACGGAAGATCATATGGATCGCTATGCGGATTTGGAGGCTTATCGCCAAGCTAAATTGCGTGTTTATCACAATGCGGAGATTGCCGTTGTAAATAATGAAGATAAATTCACCTTCGGTGAAGGTGAAAATCAAGCCGAACAATCCCTTTCTTTTGCCGAGCATAATACGGATTATTGGCTTAAAACAGAAAACAATAAACAGTATTTAATGGCAAAAGATGAACTGATCTTGCCTTGTGATGAAGCGGCACTTGTAGGTTGTCATAATTATATGAATATTCTTGCGGCAACCGCATTGGCGCAAGCGGTTGGCGTTAATTTAGAAGCGATTCGTCAGGTTCTTCGTCAATTTAAAGGTTTAGATCATCGCTTTCAATTAGCTCATCAAGCCAATGGAGTGCGTTGGATTAATGATTCTAAAGCGACAAATGTGGGGAGTACGGTTGCAGCGCTTGCCGGATTATTATATGTGGAAGGTAAACTTCATTTATTACTTGGCGGTGATGGTAAAGGGGCTGATTTTTCTGAATTAGCCAAGCTTATTAATCATTCTCATATTATTTGTTATTGTTTTGGTCGTGATGGGGTACAACTAGCCGAGCTTTCAACACAAAGTCATTTATTTGAAACAATGGAACAGGCGGTTGAGTTTTTACGCCCGACGCTAAAATCCGGCGATATGGTATTATTATCGCCTGCTTGTGCAAGCCTTGATCAATTCACTTCTTTTGAAAAACGCGGGGAAGAATTTACTCGTTTAGCGAAACTAAGTTAA
- the mraY gene encoding phospho-N-acetylmuramoyl-pentapeptide-transferase, giving the protein MLVWLAEFLVRYETVFNAISYITVRAILALLTALLISLWIGPKVIKRLQILKFGQEVRNDGPESHFAKKGTPTMGGVMILFAIGISTLLWANLANPYIWVCLFVLFGYGAIGFVDDYRKITRKNTDGLIARWKYFWMSVVALIAIVWLYWLGHDTDATRLVVPFFKDIMPQLGLFYIVLAYFVIVGTGNAVNLTDGLDGLAIMPTALVAAAFALIAWATGNVNFAEYLHIPYIKYSSEVVVFCTAIVGAGLGFLWFNTYPAQVFMGDVGSLALGGALGTVAILVRQEFLLVIMGGVFVIEALSVILQVGSYKLRKQRIFRMAPIHHHFELKGWPEPRVIIRFWIISLVLVLMGLVTLKLR; this is encoded by the coding sequence ATGTTAGTTTGGCTTGCTGAATTTCTTGTTCGCTATGAAACCGTATTCAATGCGATTTCTTATATTACTGTTCGCGCAATCTTAGCGTTATTGACTGCTTTGCTGATTTCACTTTGGATTGGTCCGAAGGTAATTAAACGTTTGCAAATCCTGAAATTCGGTCAGGAAGTACGGAACGATGGTCCGGAAAGCCATTTTGCCAAAAAAGGTACGCCGACAATGGGCGGTGTGATGATTCTTTTCGCTATTGGAATCAGTACATTATTGTGGGCGAATTTAGCCAACCCTTATATCTGGGTGTGCTTATTTGTATTATTTGGTTATGGAGCTATTGGTTTTGTCGATGACTATCGCAAAATTACCCGTAAAAATACGGATGGATTGATTGCGCGTTGGAAATATTTCTGGATGTCGGTTGTTGCACTTATTGCGATTGTTTGGTTGTATTGGCTCGGTCACGATACTGATGCGACCCGCTTAGTTGTACCGTTTTTCAAAGACATTATGCCGCAATTAGGCTTGTTCTACATCGTATTGGCCTATTTTGTGATTGTGGGAACAGGCAACGCGGTAAATCTTACTGATGGTTTAGACGGTTTGGCGATTATGCCGACGGCATTAGTCGCCGCCGCATTCGCTTTGATTGCTTGGGCGACAGGTAACGTGAATTTTGCCGAATATTTACATATTCCTTATATTAAATACAGTTCGGAAGTTGTCGTATTCTGCACTGCGATTGTGGGCGCAGGGTTAGGTTTCTTATGGTTTAATACCTATCCGGCACAGGTATTTATGGGAGATGTAGGTTCATTGGCATTAGGAGGAGCTTTAGGTACTGTTGCTATCTTGGTTCGCCAAGAATTTTTACTTGTTATTATGGGCGGCGTGTTCGTGATTGAGGCTTTATCGGTAATTTTACAGGTAGGATCTTATAAGCTCCGTAAGCAGCGTATTTTCCGTATGGCGCCCATTCACCACCATTTTGAATTAAAAGGGTGGCCGGAACCAAGAGTGATTATTCGGTTTTGGATTATTTCACTAGTGCTGGTATTGATGGGATTAGTCACGCTGAAATTACGTTAA
- the murF gene encoding UDP-N-acetylmuramoyl-tripeptide--D-alanyl-D-alanine ligase: MINLTTQQLAQILSAELIGDGAVVAKNINTDTRQSIPNHLFFALKGETFDAHQYLHQAVAQGAVALVVQQPDMNIRVPQLVVANTRLALGHLAKWLRERINPLTVAMTGSSGKTTVKEMTAGILQQTAGNAEAVLFTNGNFNNDIGVPLTLLRLNEKHRFAVIELGANHQGEIDYTTKLAQPDTALINNIAPAHLEGFGSLEGVVRAKGEIYRGLTPNGVAIINAEHNHIDVWQKEIGEHTIQYFNGKDYFAKNIQYYVQGSHFTLVSPQGEIEMSLPYLGEHNVKNALAATALAMNVGATLADVKAGLEQPSLVKGRLFPIQINDNLLLLDDTYNANMDSLNAAIDVLKDYQAYRILCVGDMKELGENSLDIHRKVGQHAKTANLDLVCSFGTESAVISEAVSGKHFTDKNEMVDFLLPVIEAQLQQNKQVVVLGKGSRSMKMEDVIYSLKDKMRC, encoded by the coding sequence ATGATTAATTTAACTACGCAACAACTTGCTCAAATTCTCTCTGCCGAATTAATCGGAGATGGAGCGGTTGTTGCTAAAAATATCAATACCGATACACGTCAATCTATTCCGAATCATTTGTTTTTTGCTTTAAAAGGCGAAACATTTGATGCACACCAATATCTTCATCAAGCAGTAGCACAAGGTGCGGTTGCTTTAGTCGTTCAACAACCTGATATGAATATCCGTGTTCCGCAATTAGTGGTGGCGAATACACGCTTAGCTTTGGGGCATTTGGCTAAATGGTTACGTGAAAGAATTAATCCTCTTACTGTGGCAATGACCGGTTCTTCAGGTAAAACCACGGTAAAAGAAATGACCGCCGGTATTTTACAGCAAACAGCAGGCAATGCCGAAGCCGTACTTTTTACCAATGGAAATTTCAATAATGACATCGGCGTGCCGCTTACTCTATTACGTTTGAATGAAAAACATCGTTTTGCGGTGATTGAGTTGGGAGCAAACCATCAAGGTGAAATTGATTACACAACAAAATTAGCACAACCGGATACCGCTTTAATTAATAATATTGCACCGGCACATTTGGAAGGTTTCGGTTCTTTAGAAGGCGTTGTTCGAGCAAAAGGTGAGATCTATCGTGGTTTAACGCCAAATGGTGTGGCAATTATTAATGCCGAGCATAATCATATTGATGTTTGGCAAAAGGAAATCGGCGAACATACTATTCAATACTTTAATGGTAAAGATTATTTCGCCAAAAATATTCAATATTACGTACAGGGATCACATTTTACGCTTGTTTCACCGCAAGGCGAAATTGAAATGAGTTTGCCGTATCTCGGTGAACATAACGTGAAAAATGCCTTGGCTGCGACCGCACTTGCAATGAATGTGGGAGCAACGTTAGCTGACGTAAAAGCCGGACTGGAACAACCTTCATTAGTAAAAGGTCGATTATTCCCAATTCAAATCAATGACAATTTATTATTGTTAGATGATACTTACAATGCCAATATGGATTCGTTAAATGCAGCGATTGATGTGCTAAAAGATTATCAGGCATATCGTATTCTTTGCGTGGGCGATATGAAAGAGCTGGGCGAAAATTCTTTGGATATACATCGCAAAGTAGGACAGCATGCCAAAACGGCTAATTTGGATTTGGTATGTTCCTTTGGCACTGAAAGTGCGGTCATTTCCGAGGCTGTTTCAGGTAAACACTTCACTGATAAAAATGAGATGGTTGATTTTTTACTCCCTGTTATAGAAGCGCAATTACAGCAAAATAAACAGGTCGTGGTACTAGGAAAAGGCTCACGTTCGATGAAAATGGAAGATGTGATTTATTCATTAAAGGATAAAATGAGATGTTAG
- the murE gene encoding UDP-N-acetylmuramoyl-L-alanyl-D-glutamate--2,6-diaminopimelate ligase, with protein MKKLYTIAQGDCYALRHRLQSQRSKSKDFLTALFNLPSLPADLKINELVLDSRKVKAGDLFIAVKGHQIDATGFIEQAILSGASAVIAETDLFDQHLNVEYRQQKPVIRYYNLSADLSKIADKFYDSPSKKLTLVGVTGTNGKTTVSQLLAQWMQYLGHKSAVMGTIGNGLFGQMKDAKNTTGSAIEIQSSLADFVHNGADFAAIEVSSHGLVQHRVEALDFKAAIFTNLSRDHLDYHGTMEAYAQAKKRFFFELNTDLKILNADDPIGQQWLEALPNGIAVSCNANFQSNSERWIKAISVHFIDKGAIIHFASSWGNGVLNSPLIGAFNVSNLLLVVATLLALGYPLNKLVNSVSQLRGVKGRMDIIKVNGKPSVIVDYAHTPDALEKALVAAREHCSGKLWCVFGCGGDRDTGKRPLMAKVAEQFADMIIVTKDNPRTEDPDKIEADIVAGFSNMDKVGLIPDRDEAIGFAIKGASENDVILIAGKGHEEYQITGDKTQYFSDLVTAELYLEQ; from the coding sequence ATGAAAAAATTATACACAATCGCTCAAGGTGATTGTTATGCCTTGCGACACCGTTTGCAAAGTCAACGTTCAAAATCTAAAGATTTTTTGACCGCACTTTTTAATTTACCGTCACTTCCGGCGGATCTTAAGATTAATGAATTGGTACTTGATAGCCGTAAAGTGAAAGCGGGCGATCTTTTTATTGCAGTAAAAGGTCATCAAATTGATGCGACAGGCTTTATTGAACAAGCGATTTTATCCGGTGCAAGTGCGGTTATTGCGGAAACAGATTTGTTTGATCAACATTTAAATGTAGAGTATCGACAACAAAAACCGGTAATCCGTTACTATAATTTATCGGCCGACTTATCAAAAATTGCAGATAAGTTTTATGATTCACCTTCTAAAAAATTAACCCTTGTTGGGGTGACGGGTACAAATGGAAAAACAACGGTTTCTCAGTTGCTTGCTCAATGGATGCAATATTTAGGGCATAAATCTGCTGTGATGGGAACCATTGGAAACGGTTTGTTCGGACAAATGAAAGACGCGAAGAATACGACGGGTTCGGCTATTGAGATTCAATCTTCACTTGCCGATTTTGTTCATAACGGAGCGGATTTTGCAGCGATTGAGGTTTCGTCTCACGGCTTAGTGCAGCATCGTGTTGAAGCCTTAGACTTCAAAGCGGCAATTTTTACGAATTTAAGCCGCGATCACTTGGATTACCACGGCACGATGGAAGCATATGCTCAAGCCAAAAAACGTTTTTTCTTTGAGCTAAATACTGATTTAAAAATTTTAAATGCGGATGATCCGATTGGTCAGCAATGGTTGGAAGCGCTACCAAACGGCATTGCCGTAAGCTGTAATGCAAATTTTCAATCGAATTCCGAAAGATGGATAAAAGCAATTTCAGTTCATTTTATCGACAAAGGTGCTATTATTCATTTTGCGTCAAGTTGGGGAAATGGAGTGTTGAATAGTCCGTTGATCGGCGCATTTAACGTGAGTAATCTATTGTTGGTAGTTGCAACATTACTTGCATTAGGTTATCCGTTAAATAAATTAGTCAATAGTGTTTCACAACTAAGAGGAGTTAAAGGAAGAATGGACATTATAAAAGTAAATGGAAAACCCTCCGTTATTGTTGATTACGCACATACACCGGATGCGTTAGAAAAAGCCCTTGTTGCCGCACGTGAGCATTGCAGCGGCAAACTATGGTGTGTTTTCGGCTGTGGTGGCGATCGAGATACGGGTAAACGTCCGTTAATGGCAAAAGTTGCGGAACAATTTGCTGATATGATTATTGTCACCAAAGATAATCCGCGTACGGAAGATCCGGACAAAATTGAAGCCGATATTGTTGCAGGTTTTAGCAATATGGATAAAGTGGGGTTAATTCCTGATCGTGACGAAGCTATTGGATTTGCGATCAAAGGTGCATCGGAAAACGATGTGATTCTCATTGCCGGAAAAGGTCACGAAGAGTATCAGATTACCGGTGATAAAACCCAGTATTTTTCCGATCTGGTCACTGCGGAATTATACCTGGAACAATAA
- a CDS encoding penicillin-binding transpeptidase domain-containing protein, which produces MVRFNSPKKSNKAKKTIRKLSTPVAAVKPNKPKMVFEKCFLRGRYIIAASLIFLGLGALVARAAYVQSVNSDVLSGEADKRSLRKDEILSVRGSILDRNGQLLSVSVPMSAVVADPKRILKEGSLNDKERIKALAEVLDLSYSELVKKIEKNPKSGFLYLARQVESGKAQYVKELKIKGISLENEPRRFYPRVEETAHLIGYTDIDGNGIEGIEKSFNTMLVGRDGARLVRKDKRGNVVEHIADQKKYDAQDVTLSIDEKLQSMVYREIKKAVTENKAESGTAVLVDIRTGEVLAMANAPSYNPNNRVGVKAELMRNRAITDVFEPGSTVKPFVVLTALQRGVAKRNEIINTGSFTVSGKEIMDVAPRPQQTLDEILINSSNRGVSRLALRMPPSALMDTYQAAGLGKATDLGLVGEQAGILNANRKRWADIDRATVSYGYGITATPLQMARAYATLGSFGIYRPLSITKVDPPVIGQRVFSEKTTKEIVNILEKVAIKNKRAMVEGYRVGVKTGTARKIENGRYVNKYVAFTAGVAPISDPRYALVILINDPKAGQYYGGAVSAPVFSSIMGYALRANGIAPDAEPTEKTARRTVRITPNKLKQNKTEQVN; this is translated from the coding sequence ATGGTTAGGTTCAATTCGCCCAAAAAATCAAATAAAGCGAAAAAGACGATTAGAAAACTTTCGACACCGGTTGCGGCAGTAAAACCGAATAAACCTAAAATGGTGTTTGAAAAATGTTTCTTACGTGGACGCTATATTATTGCCGCAAGTTTGATTTTCTTGGGCTTAGGAGCATTGGTGGCACGTGCAGCCTATGTTCAGTCTGTAAATTCGGATGTTTTATCCGGTGAGGCGGATAAACGCTCATTGCGAAAAGACGAGATTCTTTCTGTTCGTGGTTCTATTTTGGATCGGAATGGTCAGTTATTATCGGTTAGTGTGCCGATGAGTGCCGTTGTTGCTGATCCGAAACGTATTCTTAAAGAGGGTTCTTTGAATGATAAAGAACGTATTAAAGCGCTTGCCGAGGTGTTGGATTTAAGCTATAGCGAACTTGTCAAAAAAATTGAGAAAAATCCAAAATCGGGTTTCTTGTACTTGGCACGTCAAGTTGAATCGGGCAAAGCACAATATGTGAAAGAACTCAAAATTAAGGGAATTAGTTTAGAAAACGAGCCCCGCCGTTTTTATCCTCGTGTGGAAGAAACCGCACATTTGATCGGTTATACGGATATTGACGGGAACGGTATTGAAGGTATTGAGAAAAGCTTTAATACGATGTTGGTCGGGAGAGATGGTGCACGTTTAGTCCGTAAAGATAAACGTGGAAATGTTGTTGAGCATATTGCCGATCAAAAAAAATATGATGCCCAAGATGTTACTTTGAGTATTGATGAAAAACTGCAATCTATGGTGTATCGTGAAATTAAAAAAGCCGTAACGGAGAATAAAGCCGAATCAGGCACGGCGGTTCTTGTCGATATTCGTACAGGCGAAGTGTTGGCTATGGCGAATGCACCCTCTTATAACCCTAATAATCGTGTGGGTGTAAAAGCAGAATTAATGCGTAATCGCGCCATCACCGACGTATTTGAGCCGGGTTCTACAGTAAAACCTTTTGTCGTTTTGACCGCACTTCAACGTGGTGTAGCCAAACGTAATGAAATTATCAATACGGGTTCTTTCACCGTGAGCGGCAAAGAAATTATGGATGTTGCGCCACGCCCGCAACAAACTTTAGATGAAATTTTGATTAATTCCAGTAACCGTGGGGTAAGCCGTCTTGCGTTACGGATGCCGCCAAGCGCGCTCATGGATACTTATCAAGCGGCGGGTTTAGGCAAAGCAACGGATCTCGGATTAGTCGGCGAACAAGCCGGTATCTTAAATGCAAACCGTAAACGCTGGGCGGATATTGATCGCGCAACGGTGTCTTATGGTTATGGTATTACGGCAACACCGTTGCAAATGGCGCGTGCTTATGCAACCTTGGGGAGTTTTGGGATCTATCGTCCGCTTTCTATTACGAAAGTTGATCCACCGGTAATCGGTCAGCGGGTATTCTCAGAAAAAACAACAAAAGAAATTGTGAATATATTGGAGAAAGTGGCGATCAAAAATAAACGGGCGATGGTTGAAGGCTATCGTGTCGGGGTGAAAACCGGTACGGCACGCAAAATCGAAAATGGTCGTTATGTAAATAAATATGTGGCGTTCACTGCGGGTGTCGCACCGATTAGTGATCCCCGTTATGCTCTTGTGATTTTGATTAATGATCCGAAGGCAGGACAATATTACGGTGGAGCGGTATCCGCACCGGTATTTTCCAGCATTATGGGTTACGCACTACGGGCGAACGGCATTGCACCGGATGCCGAACCCACGGAGAAAACAGCAAGACGTACTGTGCGTATTACGCCGAATAAATTGAAACAAAATAAAACCGAACAGGTGAATTAA
- the ftsL gene encoding cell division protein FtsL, with amino-acid sequence MLENSERYPLQHLLVEDLFSSNKLVVLLLLLILISAMATIWVTHQTRGLVSENGQLVLQYQALQDEYRNLQLQEATEGDSTRVESIAIGTLKMKRIDSDQEVVILE; translated from the coding sequence ATGTTAGAGAATAGTGAGCGTTATCCTTTACAACATCTTTTGGTCGAAGATTTATTTTCATCAAATAAATTAGTAGTGTTGTTGCTATTACTGATTTTAATTTCTGCTATGGCAACAATTTGGGTGACGCATCAAACCCGAGGGTTGGTTTCTGAGAACGGTCAGTTGGTTTTGCAGTACCAAGCATTACAAGATGAATATCGTAATCTCCAGTTGCAAGAGGCCACAGAAGGCGATAGCACAAGGGTAGAATCCATTGCGATTGGTACATTAAAAATGAAAAGAATAGATAGCGATCAAGAAGTCGTTATTTTGGAATAG
- the rsmH gene encoding 16S rRNA (cytosine(1402)-N(4))-methyltransferase RsmH has translation MTTQNSFSSPEHITVLLNEAVNGLALKENGIYIDGTFGRGGHSRLILSKLSQNGRLIAIDRDPRAIAEAKTIQDPRFQIEHNSFSHIPEICENLDLVGKIDGILLDLGVSSPQLDEAERGFSFMKDGPLDMRMDTTQGISAEEWLKQVSVDDLAWVLKTFGEERFAKRIATAIVEYNKSAVKNGEECLSRTVQLAELISQSVPFKDKHKHPATRSFQAIRIFINSELDELESVLNAALDMLAPEGRLSIISFHSLEDRMVKHFMKKQSKGETIPKGLPLREDQIQRNQKLKTIGKAVQPSEAEIQANPRSRSAVLRIAERIS, from the coding sequence ATGACTACGCAAAATTCTTTTTCTTCACCGGAGCACATTACTGTTTTACTTAATGAAGCAGTGAACGGTTTAGCGTTGAAAGAAAATGGAATTTATATTGATGGTACTTTTGGGCGTGGTGGTCATTCTCGTCTTATTCTTTCAAAGCTCTCTCAAAATGGTCGGTTAATCGCCATCGATCGTGATCCTCGGGCAATTGCCGAAGCAAAAACAATTCAAGATCCTCGTTTTCAAATTGAACATAATAGTTTTTCCCATATTCCTGAGATTTGTGAAAATTTAGATTTAGTTGGGAAAATTGATGGAATTTTGCTTGATCTCGGCGTGTCATCTCCACAACTTGATGAAGCTGAACGTGGCTTTAGTTTTATGAAAGATGGTCCGCTTGATATGCGTATGGATACAACGCAGGGGATTTCTGCAGAGGAATGGCTAAAACAAGTTTCGGTCGATGATTTGGCTTGGGTGTTAAAAACGTTTGGTGAGGAGCGTTTTGCTAAACGTATCGCAACGGCGATTGTAGAATACAATAAAAGTGCGGTCAAAAATGGTGAAGAATGTTTATCACGGACCGTGCAATTAGCCGAACTGATTTCACAGTCCGTGCCTTTCAAAGATAAACATAAACATCCTGCTACCCGTAGTTTCCAAGCTATTCGCATTTTTATCAATTCGGAGTTGGATGAATTGGAAAGCGTATTGAATGCAGCTTTGGATATGTTAGCGCCGGAAGGGCGTCTATCCATTATTAGTTTTCATTCTTTAGAAGACAGAATGGTAAAACATTTTATGAAAAAACAAAGTAAAGGTGAGACGATTCCAAAAGGTTTACCATTGCGTGAAGATCAAATTCAGCGTAATCAAAAGTTAAAAACTATTGGCAAAGCGGTTCAACCGTCAGAAGCGGAAATTCAAGCTAATCCTCGTTCAAGAAGTGCGGTGTTACGTATTGCGGAAAGAATAAGTTAA
- the mraZ gene encoding division/cell wall cluster transcriptional repressor MraZ — MFRGAAAVNLDSKGRVAIPTRYRAEIIEKNQGQMVCTVDIRQPCLLLYPLDEWEKVEEKLLSLSNFDPNQRRLQRVMLGYATECEMDAQGRILLSGPLRQHAKLEKGLMLVGQLNKFEIWSDTEWSAQIDEDIAVAATAEFAMDTNLNMLSF, encoded by the coding sequence ATGTTTCGTGGTGCAGCAGCGGTAAATTTAGATTCTAAGGGGCGGGTTGCGATTCCAACCCGCTATCGCGCTGAAATCATTGAAAAAAATCAAGGACAAATGGTTTGTACTGTTGATATTCGCCAGCCTTGTTTATTGCTTTATCCTTTAGATGAATGGGAAAAAGTTGAGGAAAAACTTCTTTCGCTTTCTAACTTTGATCCTAACCAACGCCGTTTGCAACGCGTAATGCTTGGTTATGCCACTGAATGTGAGATGGATGCGCAAGGACGTATCTTATTGAGTGGTCCATTACGCCAACACGCAAAATTAGAAAAAGGATTAATGTTGGTTGGACAATTAAATAAATTTGAAATTTGGAGCGATACCGAATGGAGCGCTCAAATTGATGAAGACATCGCAGTTGCGGCAACGGCTGAATTTGCGATGGATACAAACTTAAATATGCTGTCATTCTAA
- a CDS encoding carbon starvation protein A translates to MLWFFFCVAILILGYFIYGKIIEKIFVINPKRQTPAYQINDGVDYMPMSKTKIWLIQLLNIAGTGPIFGPILGALYGPVAMLWIVIGCIFAGAVHDYFCGMLSIRHGGATMPYLAGKFLGRPVKVFINVLALVLLLLVGVVFVASPAQLMGTITMDVLGASQGALQLGDAEAVHQAVEAGGVKVWGMDKATVVSVWTIIIFAYYILATLLPIDKIIGRIYPLFGALLLFMSIGMVYGLVSAHLHVADPIEFFRTINSDGEGLTWAKFTQNFQVKGDVPIWPLLFLTISCGALSGFHATQTPLMARCAENESEGRFIFYGAMITEGVIALVWCMVGLAFYENPQALQDAISAGSPSKVVYDSSLHFLGFIGGIFAVLGVVVLPITSGDTAFRAARLQLAEIFNIDQRSLSKRLLIAVPLFVLGYFVSTIDFSMLWRYFTWANQMTAMVMLWTAAAYLYRYRKFHWVASIPAWFITTVCATYLYYNKIGFSLDYQLSVYLGFATTIVCILLFFTLLKPLGDRDEEAYVNTTNA, encoded by the coding sequence ATGTTGTGGTTTTTCTTCTGTGTAGCCATTTTGATTTTAGGCTATTTTATTTATGGAAAAATTATCGAAAAAATTTTTGTTATTAATCCTAAACGCCAAACTCCCGCTTATCAAATCAATGATGGCGTAGATTACATGCCGATGTCCAAAACCAAAATTTGGTTAATTCAGCTCTTAAATATTGCGGGAACGGGCCCGATTTTCGGCCCTATTCTTGGTGCGTTATACGGACCGGTTGCGATGCTTTGGATTGTGATCGGTTGTATTTTTGCCGGTGCGGTACACGACTATTTCTGCGGTATGTTAAGTATTCGTCATGGTGGTGCGACAATGCCTTATCTTGCCGGTAAATTCTTAGGTCGTCCGGTTAAAGTTTTCATTAATGTCCTTGCATTAGTGCTTCTATTATTAGTTGGTGTTGTATTCGTAGCAAGCCCGGCACAGCTGATGGGGACGATTACAATGGATGTACTGGGGGCTTCTCAAGGTGCATTACAACTTGGTGATGCAGAAGCTGTTCATCAAGCGGTTGAAGCCGGCGGCGTAAAAGTGTGGGGAATGGATAAAGCGACGGTTGTTTCGGTATGGACAATTATTATCTTCGCCTACTACATTCTTGCGACCTTGCTACCGATTGATAAAATTATCGGTCGAATTTATCCGCTCTTTGGTGCATTATTGCTCTTTATGTCTATCGGTATGGTGTACGGTTTGGTTTCGGCTCATTTACATGTTGCGGACCCGATCGAATTTTTCCGTACGATCAATTCGGACGGTGAGGGTTTAACTTGGGCTAAGTTTACACAGAATTTCCAAGTTAAAGGCGATGTACCTATTTGGCCATTATTGTTTTTAACGATTTCTTGTGGGGCGTTATCCGGTTTCCATGCAACACAAACACCACTAATGGCACGTTGTGCGGAAAATGAAAGTGAAGGTCGCTTTATTTTCTACGGTGCGATGATTACCGAAGGGGTAATCGCTTTAGTATGGTGTATGGTAGGATTGGCATTCTATGAAAATCCACAAGCATTACAAGATGCGATTTCAGCCGGTTCTCCGTCTAAGGTGGTATATGATAGCTCATTACACTTCTTAGGATTCATTGGCGGTATTTTCGCAGTGTTAGGTGTGGTTGTTCTTCCTATTACATCGGGCGATACTGCATTCCGAGCGGCACGTTTGCAATTGGCGGAAATTTTCAATATTGATCAACGTTCGCTTTCAAAACGTTTGTTGATCGCCGTACCATTGTTCGTACTTGGTTATTTTGTTTCAACTATTGACTTTAGTATGTTATGGCGTTACTTCACTTGGGCGAATCAAATGACTGCAATGGTGATGTTATGGACTGCAGCGGCATATTTATATCGCTATCGTAAATTCCACTGGGTTGCATCTATCCCTGCATGGTTTATTACAACGGTTTGCGCAACGTACCTATATTACAATAAAATCGGATTTAGCTTGGATTATCAGTTATCGGTATATTTAGGTTTCGCAACAACGATAGTTTGTATCCTGTTATTCTTCACTTTGTTAAAACCTTTAGGTGATCGTGATGAAGAAGCTTATGTAAATACCACAAACGCATAA